CCGGCGCGGCGGCGAGCGCAGCCGCGTAACTCGCCACAGCCTCCTTCAACTTGGCGAACGAGGCCGGGGTGACGACGCGCATGCCCGGCACCGCGGTGGCCTTGGCATCGGCGACCCGGCTGGGATGCAGCATCACCGCCAGGGCTTCCACCTCCGCATCGTGGTCGTTGAGCCAGCGAACGCTGCCGCCGAGCTGGTCCATGTCCTTCTTCGTGATCGTGGCGGTGGTGCAGCCCGTCTTCAGCTCAGTGACGGCCTGCTGCCCGGCCGAGAGCGCCCACAGGTTGTCCGGGCCGGTGCCGTACAGCTTCTCCGGGCGGCTGCTGGCGAACCCGAGATGCTCGCCCAGGCTCTTCCAGGCCGACTCGGCGTCGTCGGAGCGCTCGTCGTCGCCCCACACCACTTCCTCGAACAGCGCCTGCACGCCGAGCCTAAGGCTGATGCCGCCGCCGCGTTCCGCGAGGAACGCGGCGGCGGCACGGGACTGCACCGCTGCTGCCCTGAGCCGCACGGGGGCGGCGCCGTGCACGGACTGCAGGACGAACGTGTTGTCGGCCATCGCGCCGGCCAGGGCCTGCTGGGCGGCCACGGGGTCGGTCAGGTGCAGGTAGGCAGCCTTCTGCTCCCGCAGCCAGCCCCGCAGCGCCTGCTGGCGGTTGTCACGGCCTTGAAGGAGCATGTGGCCTGGCACTCCCCGGCCCGTTTCCAGGTCGCAGCCAACATCGCCCGCGAACTGCTCACCGGTCCGCAGGCTGAGGCCAACGAGCGGTTGCTGCAGAAGGAGGGCGAGGACTCGGACGATCTGTACCTGGACACCCTCTACGCCGACGGAAACCGTCGGGCCTACCTGCAGCGGGGATTGACGAGCTACGACTGGAGCGGGCGCGGCGGGGGAGCGGTATGGCGCGCCGAGCGCCACGTCGGCCTGGACAACCTCGGGGACTGGCTCACCGGCCGCATCCAGACGGACGCGGACCAGTACGTGGTCCGTCCGCCCGGCTGGGTGTTGTCTCGCCCGCCGGGCTGGCACGCGCTCGTCCCCGATCCCACACACCCCGGCCGACTGCCGCAGCCGTACGCGACATGGACGGATCAGGGCCGCGCCCTAGCCTTTCCCTACCGCGACGGGCAGGCCGTGTGGCCACTGCAGCGCCAGCCCAACCGGCTGGGCTTCGAACCCGTGCCCGGCGTCGAAGCACTCCTCGCCCCCGCGACCGGCCTCAAGCCCGAACAGGCCCTCAGCTACATCGAGGCCCTGCTCGTCGACTGGAACCACCAGTTCGACGCCGACGACGACCCCGACCTCCGCCTTGCCTTGGACGTCCCCGTGGGCCCGGCCTACGACTTCGGCCTCATCAGCGCCGAGGAACGCCAGCGCGCCATGGCCGATGCGCGCGCGGCGACCCTGAACAGCATGGACGAGGTCATAGACCTCCTCACCGGAGTCGATTGCGACGAGGAGGATCTTCAGTACCTACGACAAGTGCGTGGCAACGTCCGTCAGTTCGCGCAAGTGGCCACCCGCCTCGACCCGTCGATCGGTGCACGGTTCCGGGCACACAAGGCGACTTGGCGGTGGCCCGGACTATCGGTGGCCGGCGAGTTCCTCGCCGGAACCTCCACCGACCTGGTGCAGTGGCTGGCTACCGTCGCGCACGCACGCAGCTCCCTGATCACACAGCAGTCCATGCAACAGGCATGGGCCTACGCGTTCGACCGCTACGCCCCCAGAGCCCGCCGCCGCATGTGGTACCCACCGATACAACACTGAAGAACCCTCGCCGTAGAACTGGATGCAGGCCGAGCAGAAAGCGCCCGGATTACTGACATCCCGCGTACCGCACCCGTACGCCCGCCCGAGGGGGAACCTTCGATGTACAACCCGAACCGACCGCTGATCTCGTCCGCTGCCGCCGGCATCAGCGGCATCGTCCTGGCCCTGATCGGCGCCCCGTGGTGGCTGACCGCCCTGGCCTTCACCTGCTTCGCCCTCGGCCTGCTCGTCACCGCCATCCAATCCGTCTTCCCCCAGGAATCCGCCCACCGGCTGGCCTGATGGCGCGCCCGCTGGAACCATCAGCACCGGCGCGGCACCCGCCACCCGGCCCCTTGCACCACACGGCAAGCCCCAGCCCGGGACCCTCATGGCGCGAAAGCTTCGTCATCGATGAGGATCAGCACCGGCCGCTGACCGAGTACTGGCGATCGACCCGCCGCCCGCCTGGACGCAGCCGTATGCCGCTTCTGGTGGGAGGCATGCCGTCCAGGGGGAGAGTGGCGCCCAGGAGCCGGAAGACGGTGATGCCGCAGATCCGAGCGGGCCTGAGCGGGCGGACCGTGCCGCGGGCCCGACCGGCGGCGTACGACACTCCTGCACCGCCGTAAGCCGGACGACCTCAAGGCGTGGTGGGCACCGCCCCGACTCGCCGTCACCGACTCCATGCTCACTCTGCGGACGCCATCCGCCTTCGGGGCACACTGTGCCGACTGCAACTGCTCGCCGGTCCGAGCGGTGTATGTGGTGTACGTGGCGAGCTCGGCGCGCAGGCCCCGGGCCTGCTGCAGCTCCTGCACGCCCCTTCACGCAGTCGCCACGCCCCGTTGGTCCTGGCCTGTGCCCGCGGTCTCGTAGGGTCCGGTCCCGGTGTCAGTGCCTCCTGGCATGGTTGTGATCATGTTCGACGGACTTCATGACATCGACTGGGCGTCGATGGAACACGCTTACGGCTCGGCGGAGGAGGTACCGGCGCTGCTGTGGGCGCTGCGTTCCCCGCAGGCCGAGGAACGCCGGAAGGCCCTGGACCGCTTCTACGGCGCGGTCCACCATCAGGGCGACGTGTACCCGGCCACGGCGGCCAGTCTGCCTTTCCTGTTCGAGCTGGCCGCTGACAGCGCCACGCCCGAGCGGGCCGGCGTCGTCGCGCTGCTGGTCAGCATCGGCCGGGAGTCCCTGGAGCGGGGTTTTGAGGACGACGGTACCGAGATCGAGTACTACCCGCCGATGGGCTGCGTGCAGGCCGTCGCCTTCCTGCGCGAGCGGGGTGAGGAGTTCGCCGAACTCGCCCGTGACAGCGACCCGGAGGTGCGCCTGGCCGCGATTGGCGGGCTCGGGCTCTTCCTCGACGACGCTGATCGGGCCGCCGCGGTGCTGCGTGAGAGGCTGGCAGCCGAGCAAGGTATCGCGGCGCGACTGCAGATCGTTCAGGCGGCGGCCACCCTGGTACTGCGCCTGCCGGCGGCCGCGCACCAGGTGATGGACTGGCTCTGCGGGCTTGCTTCCGATCCGGCCCAGGGCCCGGCGACTCGGCTGGCGGCTTTTGTCCAGCGGGCCCGCTGTGCCCCGGATGAGATCGGCGAGGACGTCGTAGCGGCAGCCGTCGGCCTGCTGCGCGAGAGTGCCCGAGCCGTACCCGTGCGGTCGATCGCGCCGGTCCCGAGCCGTCCGGCGGCACCTGCGGACAACGTTGCGCCCCAGATCGTCGCCGCGTTCGAGGATCTCGACCACTTCACGCGCGTGTACGCACCGACCACGGTCCTGCTGCGTACGTTCCACGAAGCCCTGGGCGCCCGGGTGCGAGAGCGCACAACGGTGCTGGCCGAGCAGTTGATCAGCCCCGATGCCGGCTCGCGCCTGGACGCGGTCCGGATGAGCGGGGAGCTGATGCGCACCTGGCGCGGGGACCACACCCGGCTCCTCCTGCTGGTCGCCGACCAGCTGACCACGGCCGACCAGGAGGTCGCTGCCGAGGCCGGGGCCGTTCTGGAGTCCTGCCATCCGATCGCCGCCCCGGCCCGGGAGGCACTCGCCACGCACATCGACGCCCAGCACGCGGCGCACGGCCCTGATGTGTGGGCCGCACCGCAGGCGCGGCTGCGCAAAAGCCACCAGGCGGCCGTCCGGGCATTGGCGCGCCTGGGCGACGCACGCGCGCTGCCGAGTCTGCTGGCCGCGCTGGACGGCGACGTCGACGCCTGGCGCGCGGTCCAGGTCGCAGGGCATCTGCCGCAGGCGGCAGATGAGTTGGTGCCCCGGCTTTGCGACCACCTGCGCCGGATCGACCTCTCCCAGCAGTGGACCGAGATGAGCGCCAACGCGCTCCTGGCCGCGCTGGCCGCGCTGGGCGACCCGGCTGCGGTTCCTGCGCTGGTGGACACGCTCGGCGCCGCGGTGCGCCATGAGCAGCACGACGTCACGCGATCAGCTCTTGAGGCACTGAAGGCGTTCGGGCCGACGGCGGCCGGCGTACGGGAGACGATCCGGTCGCTGACCACCGCCACCGATGCGCACGTACGGCCTGCCGCCGTCGCCGCGCTGTGGGCCGTCGGCGGTGACCTGGCCGAGGTCATGCCGCTCCTGCTCGGCCTCCTCGACGACCGCATCACCTTCCGGATCAGTGACGCGGCCGACTTGCTCGGCGAGATCGGCCCGCCCGCCTCCGCCGCCCTGCCGCGCCTGCGCCGCCTTCTG
Above is a genomic segment from Streptomyces glaucescens containing:
- a CDS encoding HEAT repeat domain-containing protein; translation: MFDGLHDIDWASMEHAYGSAEEVPALLWALRSPQAEERRKALDRFYGAVHHQGDVYPATAASLPFLFELAADSATPERAGVVALLVSIGRESLERGFEDDGTEIEYYPPMGCVQAVAFLRERGEEFAELARDSDPEVRLAAIGGLGLFLDDADRAAAVLRERLAAEQGIAARLQIVQAAATLVLRLPAAAHQVMDWLCGLASDPAQGPATRLAAFVQRARCAPDEIGEDVVAAAVGLLRESARAVPVRSIAPVPSRPAAPADNVAPQIVAAFEDLDHFTRVYAPTTVLLRTFHEALGARVRERTTVLAEQLISPDAGSRLDAVRMSGELMRTWRGDHTRLLLLVADQLTTADQEVAAEAGAVLESCHPIAAPAREALATHIDAQHAAHGPDVWAAPQARLRKSHQAAVRALARLGDARALPSLLAALDGDVDAWRAVQVAGHLPQAADELVPRLCDHLRRIDLSQQWTEMSANALLAALAALGDPAAVPALVDTLGAAVRHEQHDVTRSALEALKAFGPTAAGVRETIRSLTTATDAHVRPAAVAALWAVGGDLAEVMPLLLGLLDDRITFRISDAADLLGEIGPPASAALPRLRRLLTHDYEWVRVHCAAALWEIGGQAEAPAVLDTLLQAWAKNPATANHVVACLDRMGPLAAPALPLLREQLALPRRGGRFQSIDHDEELQRIGRALITRLEPPAPSAPAPRTT